Proteins found in one Rhodovulum sp. MB263 genomic segment:
- a CDS encoding septum formation initiator family protein, translating into MATTRLRPAWGALVYIGVSFSLAMYFTFAAVQGDYGLFRRIQIEADAARLEARKAELEAELEAVSNKTHRLSDGYLDLDLLDERARSVLGLIRADEIVVR; encoded by the coding sequence ATGGCCACGACGCGTCTGCGCCCCGCCTGGGGGGCGCTTGTCTATATCGGTGTAAGCTTCTCGCTGGCGATGTATTTCACCTTCGCCGCCGTGCAGGGGGATTACGGGTTGTTCCGCCGAATTCAGATCGAAGCGGACGCCGCCAGGCTCGAGGCGCGCAAGGCCGAGCTCGAAGCCGAGCTCGAGGCCGTGTCGAACAAGACGCATCGGCTGTCCGATGGCTATCTCGACCTCGACCTGCTCGACGAGCGCGCCCGCAGCGTGCTGGGCCTGATCCGTGCCGACGAAATCGTCGTCCGCTGA
- the pdhA gene encoding pyruvate dehydrogenase (acetyl-transferring) E1 component subunit alpha — MAPRKPPAKPNISKEELLTYYREMLLIRRFEEKAGQLYGMGLIGGFCHLYIGQEAVVVGLEAAAEEGDKRVTSYRDHGHMLACGMDPKGVMAELTGRQDGYSKGKGGSMHMFSKERHFYGGHGIVGAQVPIGAGLAFSDKYKGNGRVTFTYFGDGAANQGQVAETYNMAQLWDLPVIFVIENNQYAMGTSVKRSTKSPDFWERGAAFGIAGESVDGMDVLAVKAAGEKAVAHCRAGKGPYILEVMTYRYRGHSMSDPAKYRSREEVQKVREERDAIENVRELILQGKHATEDELKEIDKEIKAVVNEAAEFAKESPEPPLDELYTDIYAETAPQNA, encoded by the coding sequence ATGGCACCGCGAAAACCGCCCGCAAAACCGAACATCTCCAAGGAAGAGCTTCTGACCTATTACCGCGAAATGCTGCTGATCCGGCGTTTCGAGGAAAAGGCGGGGCAGCTTTACGGCATGGGACTGATCGGAGGGTTCTGCCACCTCTATATCGGCCAGGAGGCCGTCGTCGTCGGGCTCGAGGCCGCAGCCGAAGAAGGCGACAAGCGCGTGACCTCGTACCGCGACCATGGCCATATGCTGGCCTGCGGGATGGACCCGAAAGGCGTGATGGCCGAGCTGACCGGTCGTCAGGACGGCTATTCAAAGGGCAAGGGCGGGTCGATGCACATGTTCTCGAAGGAGCGCCATTTCTATGGCGGCCACGGGATCGTCGGCGCCCAGGTGCCGATCGGCGCGGGCCTGGCCTTCTCGGACAAGTACAAGGGCAATGGCCGGGTGACCTTCACCTATTTCGGCGACGGCGCCGCGAACCAGGGTCAGGTCGCCGAGACCTACAACATGGCGCAGCTCTGGGACCTGCCGGTGATCTTCGTGATCGAGAACAACCAATATGCGATGGGCACTTCGGTCAAGCGCTCGACCAAAAGCCCGGATTTCTGGGAACGCGGCGCAGCCTTCGGCATTGCGGGCGAATCCGTCGACGGCATGGATGTGCTCGCTGTCAAAGCTGCGGGCGAGAAGGCGGTGGCCCACTGCCGCGCCGGCAAGGGCCCCTATATCCTCGAGGTCATGACCTATCGCTACCGCGGCCATTCGATGTCGGACCCGGCCAAGTACCGCTCGCGCGAGGAGGTCCAGAAGGTCCGCGAAGAGCGCGACGCGATCGAGAATGTGCGCGAGCTGATCCTGCAGGGCAAGCACGCGACCGAGGACGAGCTCAAGGAAATCGACAAGGAAATCAAGGCTGTGGTCAACGAGGCCGCCGAATTCGCCAAGGAAAGCCCGGAGCCCCCGCTCGACGAGCTCTATACCGACATCTATGCCGAAACGGCGCCGCAGAACGCCTGA
- a CDS encoding pyruvate dehydrogenase complex E1 component subunit beta — MATEILMPALSPTMEEGTLAKWLVKEGDTVSAGDILAEIETDKATMEFEAVDEGIMGKILIAAGTEGVKVNTPIAVLIEEGEDADAAAKAAQEAAPAADAAGKAASDGGSAPSAPAAPKAPVAEPEIPSGTKMKSTTVREALRDAMAEEMRRDGDVFLMGEEVAEYQGAYKISQGLLDEFGSKRVIDTPITEHGFAGLGVGAGFGGLRPIVEFMTFNFAMQAMDQIINSAAKTLYMSGGQMGCPIVFRGPNGAAARVAAQHSQDYAAWYAHIPGLKVVQPYSAADAKGLLKTAIRDPNPVIFLENEILYGRSFDVPVLDDFTIPFGKARIWREGKDVTLVSFGIGMTHTLEAADVLAKEGIEAEVIDLRTLRPLDTATVIESVKKTNRCVTVEEGFPVCSIGNHISAVLMQEAFDWLDAPVINCTGKDVPMPYAANLEKLALVTTKEVVEAARAVTYR, encoded by the coding sequence ATGGCAACGGAAATCCTGATGCCCGCCCTCTCTCCGACGATGGAGGAAGGCACGCTGGCGAAATGGCTGGTCAAGGAAGGCGATACCGTCTCGGCGGGGGACATCCTCGCCGAGATCGAGACCGACAAGGCGACGATGGAATTCGAGGCCGTCGATGAAGGGATCATGGGCAAGATCCTGATCGCGGCGGGCACCGAGGGGGTGAAGGTCAATACCCCCATCGCCGTGCTGATCGAGGAGGGCGAAGATGCCGACGCGGCCGCGAAGGCCGCGCAGGAGGCCGCGCCTGCAGCCGACGCGGCGGGCAAGGCGGCCTCCGACGGAGGCTCCGCTCCCTCCGCCCCGGCCGCGCCGAAAGCCCCGGTGGCAGAGCCCGAGATCCCTTCGGGCACGAAGATGAAATCGACCACCGTGCGCGAGGCGCTGCGCGACGCCATGGCCGAAGAGATGCGCCGGGACGGGGATGTCTTCCTGATGGGCGAGGAAGTCGCCGAATATCAGGGCGCCTACAAGATCAGCCAGGGCCTGCTGGACGAGTTCGGCTCGAAGCGGGTGATCGACACCCCGATCACCGAACACGGCTTTGCCGGTCTCGGCGTCGGCGCCGGCTTCGGCGGGCTGCGCCCCATCGTCGAGTTCATGACCTTCAACTTCGCGATGCAGGCGATGGACCAGATCATCAACTCGGCCGCCAAGACGCTTTACATGTCGGGCGGCCAGATGGGCTGTCCCATCGTCTTCCGCGGCCCCAACGGTGCCGCCGCCCGCGTTGCCGCCCAGCACAGCCAGGACTATGCCGCCTGGTACGCGCATATCCCCGGCCTCAAGGTGGTCCAGCCCTATTCGGCCGCCGATGCCAAGGGTCTGCTCAAGACCGCGATCCGCGATCCGAACCCGGTAATCTTCCTCGAGAACGAGATCCTCTACGGGCGGAGCTTCGATGTCCCGGTCCTGGATGATTTCACCATCCCCTTCGGCAAGGCCCGGATCTGGCGCGAGGGCAAGGACGTGACGCTGGTGAGCTTCGGCATCGGCATGACCCATACGCTCGAGGCCGCAGATGTACTGGCCAAGGAGGGGATCGAGGCCGAGGTGATCGACCTGCGCACATTGCGCCCGCTCGACACCGCCACCGTGATCGAAAGCGTGAAGAAAACCAATCGCTGCGTCACCGTCGAGGAAGGCTTCCCGGTCTGCTCGATCGGCAACCACATCTCGGCCGTGCTGATGCAGGAGGCCTTCGACTGGCTCGACGCGCCGGTCATCAACTGCACCGGCAAGGACGTGCCCATGCCCTATGCGGCAAACCTGGAAAAGCTGGCGCTGGTGACCACGAAAGAGGTCGTCGAAGCCGCCCGCGCCGTAACCTATCGCTGA